Proteins co-encoded in one Astyanax mexicanus isolate ESR-SI-001 chromosome 1, AstMex3_surface, whole genome shotgun sequence genomic window:
- the srek1 gene encoding splicing regulatory glutamine/lysine-rich protein 1 isoform X1 translates to MSGIPGTAVIQITNLSASVNSDQMRTLFGFLGDIEELRLYPPDNTPLSFSSKVCYIKYREPSSVGVAQHLTNTVFIDRALIVVPCAEGKIPEEAKALSLLAPAAPVASLMPGGGLLPIPTPAPLQNDTISFQLGLPLPARGPLAAGLESSVAALSAVPAQVPIMGNVDPSKVDEIRRTVYVGNLNSQTTTAEQLLEFFKQVGEVKFVRMAGDETQPTRFAFVEFANQESVSRALAFNGVMFGDRPLKINHSNNAIVKPPELTPQAAAKELEDVMKRVREAQSTIAAAIEPEHKNCSSSRSKRSKRSLSRSRSRSRSYSRKRSRSRHRGRPSQRSRLRMNDSRSSHKRHSRSRDRRPSRSRSRDRRKDRDGKTRKGDDGDDRRKDKKGRTPLKNYGRPHRSRSTSRGHKRRSRSRSRSPRKKAKSPSPKRGKKEKKRERVRDSSRERRRRSTSRKRGSRDYNMEEQKARTVKVEKQYEERDYESEAEGSDSAASEDLSPRAHHNGSYSSTHGEEEELSTTE, encoded by the exons ATGAGCGGGATTCCCGGCACCGCCGTCATTCAGATCACCAACCTGTCCGCCTCTGTTAATAGCGATCAAATGAGAACTCTCTTCGGCTTCCTCGGAGATATCGAGGAGCTGCGGCTCTACCCCCCCGA cAATACGCCGCTTTCCTTCTCGTCTAAAGTTTGTTACATAAAATACAGAGAGCCGAGCAGTGTTGGGGTGGCACAGCATTTAACCAACACTGTGTTTATTGACAGAGCTCTTATTGTTGTTCCCTGTGCAGAAG GAAAGATTCCTGAGGAGGCAAAGGCACTCTCCCTTCTGGCACCTGCTGCACCGGTCGCCAGCTTGATGCCCGGTGGAGGATTGCTGCCCATCCCGACTCCTGCCCCGCTACAGAAT GACACAATCTCTTTTCAGCTTGGTCTGCCACTGCCTGCTCGGGGGCCACTGGCAGCTGGACTGGAGTCTTCAGTGGCAGCACTAAGCGCAGTGCCCGCCCAGGTTCCCATCATGGGCAACGTGGACCCCTCCAAAGTTGACGAAATCCGGAGGACTGTCTATGTTGGCAACCTGAATTCTCAG ACCACAACAGCTGAGCagctgctggagttctttaagCAGGTTGGGGAGGTGAAGTTTGTACGGATGGCAGGAGATGAGACACAGCCCACACGCTTTGCATTTGTGGAGTTTGCCAACCAGGAGTCTGTATCTAGAGCTCTCGCCTTCAATGGAGTTATGTTTGGAGATAGACCTTTAAA gatCAACCATTCTAACAATGCCATAGTGAAGCCTCCAGAGCTGACGCCTCAGGCTGCAGCTAAAGAGCTAGAAGACGTGATGAAGAGAGTGAGGGAGGCTCAGTCCACCATTGCAGCAGCTATCGAGCCAG AACACAAGAATTGCTCATCCAGCAGATCCAAGCGCTCTAAAAGGTCCCTTTCCAGATCTCGTTCACGTTCCCGTTCCTACTCAAGAAAACGCTCAAGATCCAGACACAG gGGCAGGCCATCACAGAGATCCCGGCTAAGAATGAACGACTCACGCAGCTCACACAAGAGACACTCACGATCCAGAGACAGGAGACCCAGCCGCTCACGTTCCAG GGACAGACGGAAAGATAGGGATGGGAAGACCAGAAAAGGAGATGATGGTGATGACCGGAGAAAAGACAAAAAGGGGAGAACTCCTCTGAAAAACTATGGCCGGCCTCACAGATCCCGAAGCACTAGCAG GGGACACAAAAGGAGAAGTAGATCTCGCTCTAGATCCCCAAGAAAGAAAGCAAAGTCTCCTTCACCAAAGAG aggaaagaaagagaagaagagggaGCGTGTGCGGGACAGCAGCCGGGAGCGGAGGAGGAGGTCAACATCCAGGAAGAGGGGGAGTAGAGACTACAACATGGAGGAGCAAAAAGCCAGAACTgtgaag GTTGAGAAACAGTACGAGGAGAGGGATTATGAGAGTGAAGCTGAGGGCTCGGATTCAGCCGCCAGTGAGGATCTGTCTCCTCGAGCTCATCACAATGGCAGCTACAGCAGCACACACGGAGAGGAGGAGGAACTGTCCACTACAGAGTGA
- the srek1 gene encoding splicing regulatory glutamine/lysine-rich protein 1 isoform X2, protein MSGIPGTAVIQITNLSASVNSDQMRTLFGFLGDIEELRLYPPDNTPLSFSSKVCYIKYREPSSVGVAQHLTNTVFIDRALIVVPCAEGKIPEEAKALSLLAPAAPVASLMPGGGLLPIPTPAPLQNLGLPLPARGPLAAGLESSVAALSAVPAQVPIMGNVDPSKVDEIRRTVYVGNLNSQTTTAEQLLEFFKQVGEVKFVRMAGDETQPTRFAFVEFANQESVSRALAFNGVMFGDRPLKINHSNNAIVKPPELTPQAAAKELEDVMKRVREAQSTIAAAIEPEHKNCSSSRSKRSKRSLSRSRSRSRSYSRKRSRSRHRGRPSQRSRLRMNDSRSSHKRHSRSRDRRPSRSRSRDRRKDRDGKTRKGDDGDDRRKDKKGRTPLKNYGRPHRSRSTSRGHKRRSRSRSRSPRKKAKSPSPKRGKKEKKRERVRDSSRERRRRSTSRKRGSRDYNMEEQKARTVKVEKQYEERDYESEAEGSDSAASEDLSPRAHHNGSYSSTHGEEEELSTTE, encoded by the exons ATGAGCGGGATTCCCGGCACCGCCGTCATTCAGATCACCAACCTGTCCGCCTCTGTTAATAGCGATCAAATGAGAACTCTCTTCGGCTTCCTCGGAGATATCGAGGAGCTGCGGCTCTACCCCCCCGA cAATACGCCGCTTTCCTTCTCGTCTAAAGTTTGTTACATAAAATACAGAGAGCCGAGCAGTGTTGGGGTGGCACAGCATTTAACCAACACTGTGTTTATTGACAGAGCTCTTATTGTTGTTCCCTGTGCAGAAG GAAAGATTCCTGAGGAGGCAAAGGCACTCTCCCTTCTGGCACCTGCTGCACCGGTCGCCAGCTTGATGCCCGGTGGAGGATTGCTGCCCATCCCGACTCCTGCCCCGCTACAGAAT CTTGGTCTGCCACTGCCTGCTCGGGGGCCACTGGCAGCTGGACTGGAGTCTTCAGTGGCAGCACTAAGCGCAGTGCCCGCCCAGGTTCCCATCATGGGCAACGTGGACCCCTCCAAAGTTGACGAAATCCGGAGGACTGTCTATGTTGGCAACCTGAATTCTCAG ACCACAACAGCTGAGCagctgctggagttctttaagCAGGTTGGGGAGGTGAAGTTTGTACGGATGGCAGGAGATGAGACACAGCCCACACGCTTTGCATTTGTGGAGTTTGCCAACCAGGAGTCTGTATCTAGAGCTCTCGCCTTCAATGGAGTTATGTTTGGAGATAGACCTTTAAA gatCAACCATTCTAACAATGCCATAGTGAAGCCTCCAGAGCTGACGCCTCAGGCTGCAGCTAAAGAGCTAGAAGACGTGATGAAGAGAGTGAGGGAGGCTCAGTCCACCATTGCAGCAGCTATCGAGCCAG AACACAAGAATTGCTCATCCAGCAGATCCAAGCGCTCTAAAAGGTCCCTTTCCAGATCTCGTTCACGTTCCCGTTCCTACTCAAGAAAACGCTCAAGATCCAGACACAG gGGCAGGCCATCACAGAGATCCCGGCTAAGAATGAACGACTCACGCAGCTCACACAAGAGACACTCACGATCCAGAGACAGGAGACCCAGCCGCTCACGTTCCAG GGACAGACGGAAAGATAGGGATGGGAAGACCAGAAAAGGAGATGATGGTGATGACCGGAGAAAAGACAAAAAGGGGAGAACTCCTCTGAAAAACTATGGCCGGCCTCACAGATCCCGAAGCACTAGCAG GGGACACAAAAGGAGAAGTAGATCTCGCTCTAGATCCCCAAGAAAGAAAGCAAAGTCTCCTTCACCAAAGAG aggaaagaaagagaagaagagggaGCGTGTGCGGGACAGCAGCCGGGAGCGGAGGAGGAGGTCAACATCCAGGAAGAGGGGGAGTAGAGACTACAACATGGAGGAGCAAAAAGCCAGAACTgtgaag GTTGAGAAACAGTACGAGGAGAGGGATTATGAGAGTGAAGCTGAGGGCTCGGATTCAGCCGCCAGTGAGGATCTGTCTCCTCGAGCTCATCACAATGGCAGCTACAGCAGCACACACGGAGAGGAGGAGGAACTGTCCACTACAGAGTGA
- the srek1 gene encoding splicing regulatory glutamine/lysine-rich protein 1 isoform X3: MSGIPGTAVIQITNLSASVNSDQMRTLFGFLGDIEELRLYPPDNTPLSFSSKVCYIKYREPSSVGVAQHLTNTVFIDRALIVVPCAEGKIPEEAKALSLLAPAAPVASLMPGGGLLPIPTPAPLQNDTISFQLGLPLPARGPLAAGLESSVAALSAVPAQVPIMGNVDPSKVDEIRRTVYVGNLNSQTTTAEQLLEFFKQVGEVKFVRMAGDETQPTRFAFVEFANQESVSRALAFNGVMFGDRPLKINHSNNAIVKPPELTPQAAAKELEDVMKRVREAQSTIAAAIEPEHKNCSSSRSKRSKRSLSRSRSRSRSYSRKRSRSRHRGRPSQRSRLRMNDSRSSHKRHSRSRDRRPSRSRSRDRRKDRDGKTRKGDDGDDRRKDKKGRTPLKNYGRPHRSRSTSRGKKEKKRERVRDSSRERRRRSTSRKRGSRDYNMEEQKARTVKVEKQYEERDYESEAEGSDSAASEDLSPRAHHNGSYSSTHGEEEELSTTE, from the exons ATGAGCGGGATTCCCGGCACCGCCGTCATTCAGATCACCAACCTGTCCGCCTCTGTTAATAGCGATCAAATGAGAACTCTCTTCGGCTTCCTCGGAGATATCGAGGAGCTGCGGCTCTACCCCCCCGA cAATACGCCGCTTTCCTTCTCGTCTAAAGTTTGTTACATAAAATACAGAGAGCCGAGCAGTGTTGGGGTGGCACAGCATTTAACCAACACTGTGTTTATTGACAGAGCTCTTATTGTTGTTCCCTGTGCAGAAG GAAAGATTCCTGAGGAGGCAAAGGCACTCTCCCTTCTGGCACCTGCTGCACCGGTCGCCAGCTTGATGCCCGGTGGAGGATTGCTGCCCATCCCGACTCCTGCCCCGCTACAGAAT GACACAATCTCTTTTCAGCTTGGTCTGCCACTGCCTGCTCGGGGGCCACTGGCAGCTGGACTGGAGTCTTCAGTGGCAGCACTAAGCGCAGTGCCCGCCCAGGTTCCCATCATGGGCAACGTGGACCCCTCCAAAGTTGACGAAATCCGGAGGACTGTCTATGTTGGCAACCTGAATTCTCAG ACCACAACAGCTGAGCagctgctggagttctttaagCAGGTTGGGGAGGTGAAGTTTGTACGGATGGCAGGAGATGAGACACAGCCCACACGCTTTGCATTTGTGGAGTTTGCCAACCAGGAGTCTGTATCTAGAGCTCTCGCCTTCAATGGAGTTATGTTTGGAGATAGACCTTTAAA gatCAACCATTCTAACAATGCCATAGTGAAGCCTCCAGAGCTGACGCCTCAGGCTGCAGCTAAAGAGCTAGAAGACGTGATGAAGAGAGTGAGGGAGGCTCAGTCCACCATTGCAGCAGCTATCGAGCCAG AACACAAGAATTGCTCATCCAGCAGATCCAAGCGCTCTAAAAGGTCCCTTTCCAGATCTCGTTCACGTTCCCGTTCCTACTCAAGAAAACGCTCAAGATCCAGACACAG gGGCAGGCCATCACAGAGATCCCGGCTAAGAATGAACGACTCACGCAGCTCACACAAGAGACACTCACGATCCAGAGACAGGAGACCCAGCCGCTCACGTTCCAG GGACAGACGGAAAGATAGGGATGGGAAGACCAGAAAAGGAGATGATGGTGATGACCGGAGAAAAGACAAAAAGGGGAGAACTCCTCTGAAAAACTATGGCCGGCCTCACAGATCCCGAAGCACTAGCAG aggaaagaaagagaagaagagggaGCGTGTGCGGGACAGCAGCCGGGAGCGGAGGAGGAGGTCAACATCCAGGAAGAGGGGGAGTAGAGACTACAACATGGAGGAGCAAAAAGCCAGAACTgtgaag GTTGAGAAACAGTACGAGGAGAGGGATTATGAGAGTGAAGCTGAGGGCTCGGATTCAGCCGCCAGTGAGGATCTGTCTCCTCGAGCTCATCACAATGGCAGCTACAGCAGCACACACGGAGAGGAGGAGGAACTGTCCACTACAGAGTGA
- the srek1 gene encoding splicing regulatory glutamine/lysine-rich protein 1 isoform X4, which yields MVHDHYVSSTGKIPEEAKALSLLAPAAPVASLMPGGGLLPIPTPAPLQNDTISFQLGLPLPARGPLAAGLESSVAALSAVPAQVPIMGNVDPSKVDEIRRTVYVGNLNSQTTTAEQLLEFFKQVGEVKFVRMAGDETQPTRFAFVEFANQESVSRALAFNGVMFGDRPLKINHSNNAIVKPPELTPQAAAKELEDVMKRVREAQSTIAAAIEPEHKNCSSSRSKRSKRSLSRSRSRSRSYSRKRSRSRHRGRPSQRSRLRMNDSRSSHKRHSRSRDRRPSRSRSRDRRKDRDGKTRKGDDGDDRRKDKKGRTPLKNYGRPHRSRSTSRGHKRRSRSRSRSPRKKAKSPSPKRGKKEKKRERVRDSSRERRRRSTSRKRGSRDYNMEEQKARTVKVEKQYEERDYESEAEGSDSAASEDLSPRAHHNGSYSSTHGEEEELSTTE from the exons ATGGTTCATGACCATTATGTTTCCAGTACAG GAAAGATTCCTGAGGAGGCAAAGGCACTCTCCCTTCTGGCACCTGCTGCACCGGTCGCCAGCTTGATGCCCGGTGGAGGATTGCTGCCCATCCCGACTCCTGCCCCGCTACAGAAT GACACAATCTCTTTTCAGCTTGGTCTGCCACTGCCTGCTCGGGGGCCACTGGCAGCTGGACTGGAGTCTTCAGTGGCAGCACTAAGCGCAGTGCCCGCCCAGGTTCCCATCATGGGCAACGTGGACCCCTCCAAAGTTGACGAAATCCGGAGGACTGTCTATGTTGGCAACCTGAATTCTCAG ACCACAACAGCTGAGCagctgctggagttctttaagCAGGTTGGGGAGGTGAAGTTTGTACGGATGGCAGGAGATGAGACACAGCCCACACGCTTTGCATTTGTGGAGTTTGCCAACCAGGAGTCTGTATCTAGAGCTCTCGCCTTCAATGGAGTTATGTTTGGAGATAGACCTTTAAA gatCAACCATTCTAACAATGCCATAGTGAAGCCTCCAGAGCTGACGCCTCAGGCTGCAGCTAAAGAGCTAGAAGACGTGATGAAGAGAGTGAGGGAGGCTCAGTCCACCATTGCAGCAGCTATCGAGCCAG AACACAAGAATTGCTCATCCAGCAGATCCAAGCGCTCTAAAAGGTCCCTTTCCAGATCTCGTTCACGTTCCCGTTCCTACTCAAGAAAACGCTCAAGATCCAGACACAG gGGCAGGCCATCACAGAGATCCCGGCTAAGAATGAACGACTCACGCAGCTCACACAAGAGACACTCACGATCCAGAGACAGGAGACCCAGCCGCTCACGTTCCAG GGACAGACGGAAAGATAGGGATGGGAAGACCAGAAAAGGAGATGATGGTGATGACCGGAGAAAAGACAAAAAGGGGAGAACTCCTCTGAAAAACTATGGCCGGCCTCACAGATCCCGAAGCACTAGCAG GGGACACAAAAGGAGAAGTAGATCTCGCTCTAGATCCCCAAGAAAGAAAGCAAAGTCTCCTTCACCAAAGAG aggaaagaaagagaagaagagggaGCGTGTGCGGGACAGCAGCCGGGAGCGGAGGAGGAGGTCAACATCCAGGAAGAGGGGGAGTAGAGACTACAACATGGAGGAGCAAAAAGCCAGAACTgtgaag GTTGAGAAACAGTACGAGGAGAGGGATTATGAGAGTGAAGCTGAGGGCTCGGATTCAGCCGCCAGTGAGGATCTGTCTCCTCGAGCTCATCACAATGGCAGCTACAGCAGCACACACGGAGAGGAGGAGGAACTGTCCACTACAGAGTGA